A part of Amycolatopsis lurida genomic DNA contains:
- a CDS encoding sphingomyelin phosphodiesterase encodes MRKLAVLAIAAAMFAGTAAPAQAAVSVKVMAFNIWQLPWIASPNTSDKQARARAAEDVIRANDADVVVLDEAFSAQAEELRTRLKDVWPYQTPLVGQHCGTSPGWTTVNGNCSNSPVVVNGGVTVLSKAPVTEQHQLVFRNSYSGTADYLSNKGAALARLVVNGKPVWIAGTHMQADEGPETLPKAHETRMAQLGEIRDLVTKYAPASEPVVIAGDLNIEYWAGQTRKDSLGRTQVQQGEAFLSGILRTTGEGAYTFDAATNPNAAKSVPATYRDSLDYVGAVHAGGRPRAAVGPVQLVHYDGGTIPSDHYPVVAKIQY; translated from the coding sequence GTGCGGAAACTCGCCGTACTCGCCATCGCCGCCGCGATGTTCGCCGGAACCGCCGCGCCCGCCCAGGCGGCGGTCTCGGTGAAGGTCATGGCCTTCAACATCTGGCAGCTGCCCTGGATCGCCAGCCCGAACACTTCGGACAAACAGGCCAGGGCTCGCGCGGCGGAGGACGTCATCCGCGCGAACGACGCCGACGTCGTCGTCCTGGACGAGGCTTTCAGCGCCCAGGCGGAGGAACTGCGGACCCGGCTGAAGGACGTCTGGCCGTATCAGACCCCACTCGTCGGACAGCACTGTGGCACTTCGCCCGGCTGGACCACGGTGAACGGGAACTGCTCGAATTCCCCCGTCGTGGTCAATGGCGGGGTCACCGTGCTCAGCAAGGCACCGGTGACCGAGCAGCACCAGCTGGTCTTCCGCAATTCCTACTCCGGCACAGCGGACTACCTGTCCAACAAGGGTGCCGCGCTCGCCCGGCTGGTCGTCAACGGGAAGCCGGTGTGGATCGCGGGGACGCACATGCAGGCGGACGAGGGGCCGGAGACGCTGCCGAAGGCGCACGAGACCCGGATGGCGCAGCTCGGCGAGATCCGGGACCTGGTCACGAAATACGCCCCCGCGAGCGAGCCGGTCGTCATCGCGGGCGACCTGAACATCGAGTACTGGGCCGGGCAAACGCGCAAGGACTCCCTCGGCCGGACCCAGGTCCAGCAGGGCGAAGCCTTCCTCAGTGGCATCCTGCGCACGACGGGCGAAGGCGCGTACACCTTCGACGCGGCCACGAACCCGAACGCCGCGAAGTCCGTTCCGGCGACCTACCGTGACTCGCTGGACTACGTCGGAGCCGTGCACGCGGGCGGGCGTCCACGCGCCGCTGTCGGCCCGGTACAGCTCGTGCATTACGACGGTGGCACGATTCCCTCCGACCACTACCCGGTGGTGGCCAAGATCCAATACTGA
- a CDS encoding MFS transporter → MASLPARTRYRYSLGSFVTGAFGTVPGLLLLKYLTDTMGVAAGVAGLIVFVPKAWDVLFNPIAGRLSDADMVRTGSRRRFLLYGGIGVSILFAALFAHPGFGGPVPDAIYVVVVFLLCATAYAFFQVPFNALPAELTDSAEERTKLTSVRIGFLAVAILVSGGGAPAITDLIGGVAGYRVMGLFIAVVILLATLGVYFGLKGAPVGALRPNTVSPRELLRTLAQWRPFRWLLGVYFIQALGIGTVLAAIPFFAERILGSSGYSTVLFVGFVGPALLTMPLWPRLGASVGKLAGFRIATAAFGVGLLGLLGAEVFPFAVTMVFVAFCGVGYAGISVFPLAILPDLISDEEERTGETRAGVAAGVWTASETLGLALGPGLWGLVLQFGGYQSSLDAKVAQPDSALTAILLGASILPAVLIVLGIPLLRRSVLERRA, encoded by the coding sequence ATGGCATCGCTGCCAGCACGGACGAGGTACCGCTACTCGCTCGGCTCGTTCGTCACCGGCGCCTTCGGCACGGTTCCCGGCCTGCTCCTCCTGAAGTACCTCACCGACACGATGGGCGTCGCGGCGGGCGTGGCCGGCCTGATCGTGTTCGTGCCCAAAGCGTGGGACGTGCTGTTCAACCCGATCGCGGGAAGGCTGTCGGACGCGGACATGGTCCGCACCGGCAGCCGCCGCCGATTCCTGCTCTACGGCGGAATCGGCGTTTCGATCCTCTTCGCGGCCCTGTTCGCGCATCCCGGCTTCGGCGGCCCGGTACCCGACGCGATCTACGTCGTCGTCGTGTTCCTGTTGTGCGCCACCGCGTACGCGTTCTTCCAGGTGCCGTTCAACGCACTGCCCGCCGAGCTGACGGACTCGGCCGAAGAGCGCACGAAGCTGACCAGCGTCCGGATCGGTTTCCTCGCGGTCGCCATCCTGGTCTCCGGCGGTGGCGCGCCCGCGATCACCGACCTCATCGGCGGTGTCGCCGGCTACCGGGTCATGGGTCTGTTCATCGCGGTGGTCATCCTGCTCGCGACGCTCGGCGTGTACTTCGGGCTCAAGGGCGCTCCCGTCGGCGCGCTGCGGCCGAACACGGTCAGCCCGCGCGAACTGCTCCGGACACTCGCGCAGTGGCGTCCGTTCCGCTGGCTGCTCGGCGTCTACTTCATCCAGGCGCTCGGCATCGGCACGGTGCTGGCCGCGATCCCGTTCTTCGCCGAGCGGATCCTCGGCAGCTCCGGCTACTCGACGGTCCTGTTCGTCGGATTCGTCGGTCCGGCGCTGCTGACCATGCCGCTGTGGCCGCGCCTCGGGGCGAGCGTCGGGAAGCTGGCCGGGTTCCGGATCGCCACCGCCGCGTTCGGCGTCGGCCTGCTGGGGCTTCTCGGCGCCGAGGTGTTCCCGTTCGCCGTCACGATGGTGTTCGTGGCCTTCTGCGGGGTCGGCTACGCGGGGATCTCGGTGTTTCCGCTGGCGATCCTGCCGGATCTGATCAGCGACGAGGAGGAGCGGACCGGCGAGACCAGGGCCGGGGTCGCGGCCGGCGTCTGGACGGCGTCGGAGACGCTGGGGCTCGCGCTCGGACCGGGTCTCTGGGGGCTGGTGCTGCAGTTCGGCGGCTATCAGTCCAGCCTCGACGCCAAGGTCGCGCAGCCGGACAGCGCGCTCACGGCGATCCTGCTCGGCGCGTCGATCCTCCCGGCCGTGCTGATCGTGCTGGGCATCCCGTTGCTGCGCAGGTCGGTGCTGGAGCGCCGCGCGTGA